A genomic stretch from Vulpes lagopus strain Blue_001 chromosome 11, ASM1834538v1, whole genome shotgun sequence includes:
- the SDHAF2 gene encoding succinate dehydrogenase assembly factor 2, mitochondrial isoform X2 — protein sequence MLALSRRHLVSPLLSTPSNRFYRGDSPTDSQKDMIEIPLPPWQERTDESIETKRARLLYESRKRGMLENCILLSLFAKEYLHHMTEKQLNLYDRLINEPSNDWDIYYWATEAKPAPEIFENEVMALLRDFAKNKNKEQRLRAPDLEYLFEKPH from the exons ATGCTTGCTCTGTCAAGGCGCCACCTAGTGTCTCCTTTGCTCAGCACACCATCCAACCGTTTCTACAGAGGTGATAGCCCAACAGACTCCCAAAAAGACATGATTGAAATCCCTTTGCCTCCATGGCAGGAGCGAACTGATGAATCCATAGAAACCAAAAGAGCCCGGCTGCTCTACGAGAGCAGAAAGAGGGGAATGTTGGAAAACTGTATACTCCTTAG ccTCTTTGCTAAAGAGTATCTGCACCACATGACTGAGAAGCAGCTGAACCTCTATGATCGCCTGATTAATGAGCCCAGTAATGACTGGGATATTTACTACTGGGCCACAG AAGCAAAACCGGCcccagaaatatttgaaaacgAAGTCATGGCACTGCTGAGAGactttgctaaaaacaaaaacaaagagcagaGACTGCGTGCCCCGGATCTGGAATACCTCTTTGAAAAGCCacattga
- the SDHAF2 gene encoding succinate dehydrogenase assembly factor 2, mitochondrial isoform X1: MVVAATFPGLARMLALSRRHLVSPLLSTPSNRFYRGDSPTDSQKDMIEIPLPPWQERTDESIETKRARLLYESRKRGMLENCILLSLFAKEYLHHMTEKQLNLYDRLINEPSNDWDIYYWATEAKPAPEIFENEVMALLRDFAKNKNKEQRLRAPDLEYLFEKPH, translated from the exons ATGGTGGTGGCCGCCACGTTCCCGGGTCTGGCACGG ATGCTTGCTCTGTCAAGGCGCCACCTAGTGTCTCCTTTGCTCAGCACACCATCCAACCGTTTCTACAGAGGTGATAGCCCAACAGACTCCCAAAAAGACATGATTGAAATCCCTTTGCCTCCATGGCAGGAGCGAACTGATGAATCCATAGAAACCAAAAGAGCCCGGCTGCTCTACGAGAGCAGAAAGAGGGGAATGTTGGAAAACTGTATACTCCTTAG ccTCTTTGCTAAAGAGTATCTGCACCACATGACTGAGAAGCAGCTGAACCTCTATGATCGCCTGATTAATGAGCCCAGTAATGACTGGGATATTTACTACTGGGCCACAG AAGCAAAACCGGCcccagaaatatttgaaaacgAAGTCATGGCACTGCTGAGAGactttgctaaaaacaaaaacaaagagcagaGACTGCGTGCCCCGGATCTGGAATACCTCTTTGAAAAGCCacattga
- the LOC121501773 gene encoding 60S ribosomal protein L7-like encodes MKLEKEKHPLFPAGTMEGAEKKKKVPAVPETLKKKRRNFAELKIKHLRKKFAQKMLRKARRKLIYEKAKHYHEEYRQMYRTEICMARMARKAGNFYVPAEPKLAFVIRIRGINGVSPTVRKVLQLLRLRQIFNDTFVKLNKASVNMLRIVEPYIAWGYPNLKSVNELIYKRGYGKINKKRIALTDNTLIARSLGKYGIICMEDLIHEIYTVGKRFKEANNFLWPFKLSSPRGGMKKKTTHFVEGADAGNREDQINRLIRRMN; translated from the coding sequence atgaaattagaaaaagaaaaacatcctcTTTTTCCGGCTGGAACCATGGAGGGtgcagaaaagaagaagaaggttcCTGCTGTGCCGGAAACCCTTAAGAAAAAGCGAAGGAACTTCGCGGAGTTGAAGATCAAGCATCTGAGAAAAAAGTTTGCCCAAAAGATGCTTCGAAAGGCAAGGAGGAAGCTTATCTATGAAAAGGCTAAGCATTACCACGAGGAATACAGGCAGATGTACAGAACTGAGATTTGCATGGCGAGGATGGCGAGAAAAGCCGGCAACTTCTATGTGCCTGCAGAACCCAAGTTGGCATTTGTCATCAGGATCAGAGGTATCAATGGTGTGAGCCCAACGGTTCGAAAGGTGTTGCAGCTTCTTCGCCTTCGCCAGATCTTCAATGACACCTTTGTTAAGCTCAACAAGGCTTCAGTTAACATGCTAAGGATTGTGGAACCATATATAGCATGGGGGTACCCAAACCTGAAGTCAGTGAATGAATTGATCTACAAGCGTGGTTATGGCAAGATCAACAAGAAGCGAATTGCCCTGACGGATAACACACTGATTGCTCGGTCTCTTGGTAAATATGGCATCATCTGCATGGAGGATCTGATTCACGAGATCTATACCGTTGGAAAACGTTTCAAAGAAGCCAACAACTTTTTATGGCCCTTCAAATTATCTTCTCCACGTGGCggaatgaagaaaaagaccaCCCATTTTGTAGAAGGAGCAGATGCTGGCAACAGGGAAGACCAGATCAATAGGCTTATTAGAAGGATGAACTAA
- the SDHAF2 gene encoding succinate dehydrogenase assembly factor 2, mitochondrial isoform X5 — MVVAATFPGLARAATMAGQEDPVQREIHQDWANREYIEVITSSIKKIADFLNLFDMSCRSRLATLNEKLTALERRIEYIEARVTKGETLT, encoded by the exons ATGGTGGTGGCCGCCACGTTCCCGGGTCTGGCACGG GCGGCAACCATGGCGGGCCAAGAGGATCCGGTGCAGCGGGAGATTCACCAGGACTGGGCGAACCGGGAATACATTGAGGTCATCACCAGCAGCATCAAGAAGATCGCGGACTTTCTCAACTTATTCGATATGTCTTGTCGTTCAAGACTTGCAACACTAAACGAGAAATTGACAGCCCTCGAGCGGAGAATAGAGTACATTGAAGCACGGGTGACAAAAGGTGAGACCCTCACCTAG
- the SDHAF2 gene encoding succinate dehydrogenase assembly factor 2, mitochondrial isoform X4 produces the protein MSPVMTGIFTTGPQAATMAGQEDPVQREIHQDWANREYIEVITSSIKKIADFLNLFDMSCRSRLATLNEKLTALERRIEYIEARVTKGETLT, from the exons ATGAGCCCAGTAATGACTGGGATATTTACTACTGGGCCACAG GCGGCAACCATGGCGGGCCAAGAGGATCCGGTGCAGCGGGAGATTCACCAGGACTGGGCGAACCGGGAATACATTGAGGTCATCACCAGCAGCATCAAGAAGATCGCGGACTTTCTCAACTTATTCGATATGTCTTGTCGTTCAAGACTTGCAACACTAAACGAGAAATTGACAGCCCTCGAGCGGAGAATAGAGTACATTGAAGCACGGGTGACAAAAGGTGAGACCCTCACCTAG
- the SDHAF2 gene encoding succinate dehydrogenase assembly factor 2, mitochondrial isoform X3: MVVAATFPGLARMLALSRRHLVSPLLSTPSNRFYRGDSPTDSQKDMIEIPLPPWQERTDESIETKRARLLYESRKRGMLENCILLSLFAKEYLHHMTEKQLNLYDRLINEPSNDWDIYYWATGGNHGGPRGSGAAGDSPGLGEPGIH; the protein is encoded by the exons ATGGTGGTGGCCGCCACGTTCCCGGGTCTGGCACGG ATGCTTGCTCTGTCAAGGCGCCACCTAGTGTCTCCTTTGCTCAGCACACCATCCAACCGTTTCTACAGAGGTGATAGCCCAACAGACTCCCAAAAAGACATGATTGAAATCCCTTTGCCTCCATGGCAGGAGCGAACTGATGAATCCATAGAAACCAAAAGAGCCCGGCTGCTCTACGAGAGCAGAAAGAGGGGAATGTTGGAAAACTGTATACTCCTTAG ccTCTTTGCTAAAGAGTATCTGCACCACATGACTGAGAAGCAGCTGAACCTCTATGATCGCCTGATTAATGAGCCCAGTAATGACTGGGATATTTACTACTGGGCCACAG GCGGCAACCATGGCGGGCCAAGAGGATCCGGTGCAGCGGGAGATTCACCAGGACTGGGCGAACCGGGAATACATTGA
- the CPSF7 gene encoding cleavage and polyadenylation specificity factor subunit 7 isoform X1, whose amino-acid sequence MSEGVDLIDIYADEEFNQDPEFNNTDQIDLYDDVLTATSQPSDDRSSSTEPPPPVRQEPSPKPNNKSPAILYTYSGLRNRRAAVYVGSFSWWTTDQQLIQVIRSIGVYDVVELKFAENRANGQSKGYAEVVVASENSVHKLLELLPGKVLNGEKVDVRPATRQNLSQFEAQARKRECVRVPRGGIPPRAHSRDSSDSADGRATPSENLVPSSARVDKPPSVLPYFNRPPSALPLMGLPPPPIPPPPPLSSSFGVPPPPPGIHYQHLMPPPPRLPPHLAVPPPGAIPPALHLNPAFFPPPNATVGPPPDTYMKASAPYNHHGSRDSGPPPSTVSEAEFEEIMKRNRAISSSAISKAVSGASAGDYSDAIETLLTAIAVIKQSRVANDERCRVLISSLKDCLHGIEAKSYSVGASGSSSRKRHRSRERSPSRSRESSRRHRDLLHNEDRHDDYFQERNREHERHRDRERDRHH is encoded by the exons ATGTCAGAAGGAGTGGACTTGATTGATATATATGCTGACGAGGAGTTCAATCAG GACCCAGAGTTCAACAATACAGATCAGATTGACCTGTATGATGACGTGTTGACAGCCACTTCACAGCCCTCAGATGACAGAAGCAGCAGCACTGAGCCACCTCCTCCTGTACGCCAAGAGCCATCTCCCAAGCCCAATAACAAGAGCCCTGCGATCCTGTACACGTACAGCGGCCTCCGCAATAGGCGAGCTGCTGTATACGTGGGCAGCTTCTCCTGG TGGACCACAGACCAGCAGCTGATCCAGGTTATTCGCTCTATAGGAGTCTATGATGTGGTGGAGTTGAAATTTGCTGAGAATCGAGCAAATGGCCAGTCCAAAGG gtaTGCTGAGGTGGTGGTAGCCTCTGAAAACTCTGTCCACAAATTGTTGGAACTCTTGCCAGGAAAGGTTCTTAATGGAGAAAAAGTGGACGTGAGGCCGGCCACCCGGCAGAACCTGTCACAGTTTGAGGCACAGGCTCGGAAACGTGAGTGCGTCCGAGTCCCAAGAGGGG GAATACCTCCACGGGCCCATTCACGGGATTCTAGTGATTCTGCTGATGGACGGGCCACACCCTCTGAGAACCTTGTACCTTCATCTGCCCGTGTGGATAAGCCCCCCAGTGTGCTGCCCTACTTCAATCGCCCTCCTTCAGCCCTCCCCTTGATgggtctgcccccacccccaattccgcccccacctcctctctcctcaAGCTTTGgggtccctcctcctcctcctggcatCCACTACCAGCATCTCATGCCCCCTCCTCCTCGATTACCTCCTCATCTGGCTGTACCTCCCCCTGGGGCCATCCCACCTGCCCTTCACCTCAATCCAGCCTTCTTCCCCCCACCAAATGCTACAGTGGGGCCTCCACCAGATACTTACATGAAGGCCTCAGCACCCTATAACCACCATGGCAG CCGAGATTCGGGCCCTCCGCCCTCTACAGTGAGTGAAGCAGAATTTGAAGAGATCATGAAGCGAAATAGAGCAATTTCCAGCAGTGCCATTTCCAAAGCGGTATCTGGAGCCAGTGCAG GGGATTACAGTGACGCGATTGAGACACTGCTCACAGCCATTGCTGTTATCAAACAGTCCCGGGTCGCCAATGATGAGCGTTGCCGTGTCCTCATCTCCTCTCTTAAGGACTGTCTTCATGGCATTGAAGCCAAGTCCTACAGTGTGGGTGCCAGCGGAAGCTCGTCCAG GAAAAGACATCGGTCCCGAGAGAGGTCACCTAGCCGGTCCCGGGAGAGCAGCAGGAGGCATCGGGACCTGCTTCATAACGAAGATCGGCATGATGATTATTTCCAAGAAAGGAACCGGGAGCACGAGAGACACCGGGATAGAGAGCGGGACCGGCACCACTGA
- the CPSF7 gene encoding cleavage and polyadenylation specificity factor subunit 7 isoform X2 has product MSEGVDLIDIYADEEFNQDPEFNNTDQIDLYDDVLTATSQPSDDRSSSTEPPPPVRQEPSPKPNNKSPAILYTYSGLRNRRAAVYVGSFSWWTTDQQLIQVIRSIGVYDVVELKFAENRANGQSKGYAEVVVASENSVHKLLELLPGKVLNGEKVDVRPATRQNLSQFEAQARKRIPPRAHSRDSSDSADGRATPSENLVPSSARVDKPPSVLPYFNRPPSALPLMGLPPPPIPPPPPLSSSFGVPPPPPGIHYQHLMPPPPRLPPHLAVPPPGAIPPALHLNPAFFPPPNATVGPPPDTYMKASAPYNHHGSRDSGPPPSTVSEAEFEEIMKRNRAISSSAISKAVSGASAGDYSDAIETLLTAIAVIKQSRVANDERCRVLISSLKDCLHGIEAKSYSVGASGSSSRKRHRSRERSPSRSRESSRRHRDLLHNEDRHDDYFQERNREHERHRDRERDRHH; this is encoded by the exons ATGTCAGAAGGAGTGGACTTGATTGATATATATGCTGACGAGGAGTTCAATCAG GACCCAGAGTTCAACAATACAGATCAGATTGACCTGTATGATGACGTGTTGACAGCCACTTCACAGCCCTCAGATGACAGAAGCAGCAGCACTGAGCCACCTCCTCCTGTACGCCAAGAGCCATCTCCCAAGCCCAATAACAAGAGCCCTGCGATCCTGTACACGTACAGCGGCCTCCGCAATAGGCGAGCTGCTGTATACGTGGGCAGCTTCTCCTGG TGGACCACAGACCAGCAGCTGATCCAGGTTATTCGCTCTATAGGAGTCTATGATGTGGTGGAGTTGAAATTTGCTGAGAATCGAGCAAATGGCCAGTCCAAAGG gtaTGCTGAGGTGGTGGTAGCCTCTGAAAACTCTGTCCACAAATTGTTGGAACTCTTGCCAGGAAAGGTTCTTAATGGAGAAAAAGTGGACGTGAGGCCGGCCACCCGGCAGAACCTGTCACAGTTTGAGGCACAGGCTCGGAAAC GAATACCTCCACGGGCCCATTCACGGGATTCTAGTGATTCTGCTGATGGACGGGCCACACCCTCTGAGAACCTTGTACCTTCATCTGCCCGTGTGGATAAGCCCCCCAGTGTGCTGCCCTACTTCAATCGCCCTCCTTCAGCCCTCCCCTTGATgggtctgcccccacccccaattccgcccccacctcctctctcctcaAGCTTTGgggtccctcctcctcctcctggcatCCACTACCAGCATCTCATGCCCCCTCCTCCTCGATTACCTCCTCATCTGGCTGTACCTCCCCCTGGGGCCATCCCACCTGCCCTTCACCTCAATCCAGCCTTCTTCCCCCCACCAAATGCTACAGTGGGGCCTCCACCAGATACTTACATGAAGGCCTCAGCACCCTATAACCACCATGGCAG CCGAGATTCGGGCCCTCCGCCCTCTACAGTGAGTGAAGCAGAATTTGAAGAGATCATGAAGCGAAATAGAGCAATTTCCAGCAGTGCCATTTCCAAAGCGGTATCTGGAGCCAGTGCAG GGGATTACAGTGACGCGATTGAGACACTGCTCACAGCCATTGCTGTTATCAAACAGTCCCGGGTCGCCAATGATGAGCGTTGCCGTGTCCTCATCTCCTCTCTTAAGGACTGTCTTCATGGCATTGAAGCCAAGTCCTACAGTGTGGGTGCCAGCGGAAGCTCGTCCAG GAAAAGACATCGGTCCCGAGAGAGGTCACCTAGCCGGTCCCGGGAGAGCAGCAGGAGGCATCGGGACCTGCTTCATAACGAAGATCGGCATGATGATTATTTCCAAGAAAGGAACCGGGAGCACGAGAGACACCGGGATAGAGAGCGGGACCGGCACCACTGA